One window from the genome of Paracoccus zhejiangensis encodes:
- a CDS encoding ABC transporter permease subunit produces the protein MVRFILTKLLYLIPTFLGITIIAFGLVRILPGDPVLLMAGERGVTPERHAELSAQLGYDKSLPLQYLDFLGRLMQGDLGNSLVTKKPVMTEFLALFPATLELGFCAIIIATLIGVPVGVLAAIKRGSWFDQISMTAALVGFSMPIFWWGLLLIIFFSGMLGWTPVSGRISLLYYFPNVTGFMLIDSLLSGQKGAFMSAVSHLILPSVVLATIPLAVIARQTRSAMLEVMGEDYVRTARAKGMPPRRVIGIHALRNAMIPVITTIGLQVGVLMAGAILTETIFSWPGIGKWMIDSISRRDYPVVQSGLLLIAVMVMLVNLLVDLTYGLINPRIRVK, from the coding sequence ATGGTCCGTTTCATCCTGACAAAGCTTCTTTATCTGATCCCGACATTCCTCGGCATCACCATCATCGCCTTCGGGCTGGTGCGGATCCTTCCCGGCGATCCGGTGCTGCTGATGGCCGGCGAGCGTGGCGTGACGCCCGAGCGCCATGCCGAACTTTCCGCGCAGCTTGGCTATGACAAGTCGCTGCCGCTTCAGTATCTCGATTTCCTCGGCCGGCTGATGCAGGGCGACCTCGGCAATTCGCTTGTCACCAAGAAGCCGGTCATGACCGAGTTCCTGGCCCTGTTCCCGGCGACGCTGGAGCTGGGCTTCTGCGCCATCATCATCGCCACACTGATCGGCGTGCCGGTCGGCGTGCTGGCCGCGATCAAGCGCGGCAGCTGGTTCGACCAGATCTCGATGACCGCCGCGCTGGTCGGCTTTTCCATGCCGATCTTCTGGTGGGGCCTGCTGCTGATCATCTTCTTCTCTGGGATGCTGGGCTGGACACCGGTCAGCGGCCGGATCAGCCTGCTCTACTACTTCCCGAACGTCACCGGCTTCATGCTGATCGACAGCCTGCTGTCGGGCCAGAAGGGCGCCTTCATGTCGGCGGTCAGCCACCTGATCCTGCCCTCGGTGGTGCTGGCGACCATTCCGCTGGCCGTCATCGCCCGCCAGACCCGTTCGGCCATGCTCGAGGTGATGGGCGAGGATTACGTCCGCACCGCCCGTGCCAAGGGGATGCCGCCGCGCCGGGTGATCGGCATTCACGCGCTGCGCAACGCGATGATCCCGGTGATCACCACCATCGGCCTGCAGGTCGGCGTGCTGATGGCCGGGGCAATCCTGACCGAGACGATCTTTTCCTGGCCGGGCATCGGCAAGTGGATGATCGATTCCATCTCGCGCCGAGATTACCCGGTGGTGCAATCCGGCCTGCTTCTGATCGCCGTCATGGTGATGCTGGTGAACCTGCTGGTTGACCTGACCTATGGCCTCATCAATCCGAGGATCCGTGTGAAATGA
- a CDS encoding ABC transporter permease subunit yields the protein MMAEFWFYFSQNRGAVIGLVVFILLVLVAIFAPVLAPHSPTQQYRDALLVPPIWQEGGREGFILGTDAVGRDILSRLIFGAQYSLFIGIVVVSIALVGGIIIGLVAGFFGGWVDNVIMRVMDVILAFPSLLLALVLVAVLGPGLTNAMIAIAIVYQPHFARLTRAAVMSEQKREYVTAARVAGAGNLRLMFKTILPNCLAPLIVQATLSFSSAVLDSAALGFLGMGAQPPAPEWGTMLAEAREFILRAWWVVTFPGLAILVSVLAINLMGDGLRDALDPKLKRS from the coding sequence ATGATGGCCGAATTCTGGTTCTACTTCAGCCAGAACCGCGGCGCGGTCATCGGCCTCGTCGTATTCATCCTGCTCGTGCTGGTGGCGATCTTCGCCCCGGTGCTGGCACCCCACAGCCCCACGCAGCAATACCGCGACGCGCTGCTGGTGCCGCCGATCTGGCAAGAGGGCGGGCGCGAGGGTTTCATCCTAGGCACCGATGCGGTGGGCCGGGACATCCTGTCCCGCCTGATCTTCGGCGCGCAGTATTCGCTGTTCATCGGCATCGTCGTCGTCTCGATCGCGCTGGTCGGCGGCATCATCATCGGGCTGGTCGCCGGCTTCTTCGGTGGCTGGGTCGACAATGTCATCATGCGGGTCATGGACGTGATCCTGGCCTTCCCCTCGCTGCTTCTGGCCCTTGTGCTGGTCGCCGTGCTGGGGCCGGGCCTGACCAACGCGATGATCGCCATCGCCATCGTCTACCAGCCGCATTTCGCCCGCCTGACCCGCGCCGCCGTGATGTCGGAACAGAAGCGCGAATATGTCACCGCCGCCCGCGTGGCCGGCGCCGGTAACCTGCGGCTGATGTTCAAGACCATCCTGCCCAACTGCCTTGCGCCGCTGATCGTGCAGGCAACGCTGTCCTTCTCCAGCGCGGTGCTCGACTCGGCGGCCCTGGGCTTTCTCGGCATGGGCGCGCAGCCGCCTGCGCCGGAATGGGGCACCATGCTGGCCGAGGCGCGCGAGTTCATCCTGCGCGCCTGGTGGGTTGTCACCTTCCCCGGCCTCGCCATCCTCGTCTCGGTGCTGGCGATCAACCTGATGGGCGATGGCTTGCGCGACGCGCTTGACCCCAAGCTGAAGCGGAGCTGA
- a CDS encoding ABC transporter ATP-binding protein, translated as MALLNIKNLTVKFATATGSFTAVDGIDVHVDKGEVLAIVGESGSGKSVSMLAVMGLLPDTATITADEMTYDGRDLLKMSKAEKRKLIGREITMIFQEPIASLNPAFTAGFQIEEVLRINLGMSKREARARAIELFTAVGIPQPEEKLKAYPHQMSGGQSQRVMIAMAIASNPRLLIADEPTTALDVTIQKQILDLLMKLQEDYGMALILITHDMGVVAETADRVVVQYKGKKMEEADVLSLFEAPQNPYTRALLSALPEHATGDRLPTVSEFFQKEGA; from the coding sequence ATGGCGCTGTTGAACATCAAGAACCTGACGGTCAAATTCGCCACAGCCACCGGCAGCTTTACCGCCGTGGACGGGATCGACGTGCATGTCGACAAGGGCGAGGTGCTTGCCATCGTCGGCGAATCCGGGTCGGGCAAATCGGTCTCGATGCTGGCGGTGATGGGGCTTCTGCCCGACACCGCCACCATCACCGCGGACGAGATGACCTACGACGGGCGCGATCTTCTGAAGATGTCGAAGGCCGAGAAGCGCAAGCTGATCGGGCGCGAGATCACCATGATCTTCCAGGAACCCATTGCCTCGCTGAACCCGGCCTTCACCGCCGGCTTCCAGATCGAGGAGGTGCTGCGGATCAATCTGGGCATGTCGAAGCGCGAGGCCCGCGCCCGTGCGATCGAGCTGTTCACCGCCGTCGGCATCCCACAGCCCGAGGAAAAGCTGAAGGCCTATCCGCACCAGATGTCGGGCGGGCAGAGCCAACGGGTGATGATCGCCATGGCGATTGCCAGTAATCCGCGCCTGCTCATTGCGGACGAGCCGACCACGGCGCTGGACGTGACCATCCAGAAGCAGATCCTCGACCTGTTGATGAAGCTGCAAGAGGATTACGGCATGGCGCTGATCCTCATCACCCATGACATGGGCGTGGTAGCCGAAACCGCCGACCGGGTGGTGGTGCAATACAAGGGCAAGAAGATGGAAGAGGCCGACGTGCTGTCGCTGTTCGAGGCACCGCAGAACCCCTATACCCGCGCGCTGCTGTCGGCCCTGCCGGAACACGCGACCGGTGACCGACTGCCCACCGTCTCCGAGTTCTTCCAGAAGGAGGGTGCGTGA
- a CDS encoding ATP-binding cassette domain-containing protein: protein MAENTPVVEGRAIVQDYHVPGSLFTGSKTVRALKGIDFAVQKGKTLAIVGESGSGKSTLARIIALIDAPSGGELRIDGQPVDISKHRPDSALRSKVQMVFQNPYGSLNPRQKVGDVLMEPLIINTRTPAAERRERAEAMLVKVGLGPEHFNRYPHMFSGGQRQRIAIARALMLNPQLLVLDEPVSALDLSVQAQVLNLLADLQDEFELTYVFVSHDLSVVRYIADDVMVLSKGEAVEQGTREALFADPQHPYTKSLFAATPVTDVEAIRARVVQRQAARQAQRA, encoded by the coding sequence ATGGCAGAGAATACCCCCGTCGTCGAAGGCCGCGCCATCGTTCAGGACTATCATGTCCCCGGCAGCCTCTTCACCGGCAGCAAGACGGTGCGCGCGCTGAAGGGCATCGATTTCGCGGTCCAGAAGGGCAAGACGCTGGCCATCGTCGGCGAAAGCGGCTCGGGCAAGTCGACGCTGGCAAGGATCATCGCGCTGATCGATGCGCCCTCGGGCGGCGAATTGCGCATCGACGGACAGCCGGTTGATATCTCGAAACACCGCCCCGACAGCGCCCTGCGGTCCAAGGTGCAGATGGTGTTCCAGAACCCCTATGGCAGCCTCAACCCGCGCCAGAAGGTCGGCGATGTGCTGATGGAGCCCTTGATCATCAACACCCGCACCCCCGCCGCCGAACGGCGCGAGCGGGCCGAGGCGATGCTGGTCAAGGTCGGCCTCGGGCCCGAACACTTCAACCGCTATCCGCACATGTTCTCGGGCGGCCAGCGGCAGCGGATCGCCATTGCCCGCGCACTGATGCTGAACCCGCAGCTGCTGGTGCTGGACGAGCCGGTCTCGGCGCTGGACCTGTCGGTGCAGGCGCAGGTGCTGAACCTTCTGGCCGATCTTCAGGACGAGTTCGAGCTGACCTATGTCTTCGTCAGCCATGACCTGTCGGTGGTCCGCTATATCGCCGATGACGTGATGGTTCTGTCCAAGGGCGAGGCGGTCGAACAGGGCACGCGCGAGGCGCTGTTTGCCGATCCGCAGCATCCCTATACCAAATCGCTTTTCGCCGCGACGCCGGTTACGGATGTCGAGGCGATCCGCGCGCGGGTGGTGCAGCGTCAGGCGGCCCGGCAGGCACAACGGGCGTGA
- a CDS encoding M24 family metallopeptidase — protein MSVTDYDTALAAFTRVDAPAIPDAEFSGRIDTLRAAMRAQGIDAVWLDASASLTYYTGLSLGLSERLHGALIGADGRLTYVTPNFERPKLETLIRLPGDIAVWEEDEDPFALIAAQAQGRVALDPAMPFGFAHRLMALPGLAVVSAGELIATQRRIKSAAELAILQVAMEASHAVQKAVHTGLRPGIGTREVRDFIEAAHQTLGLTPVFAAVQFGEATAYPHGVPYEQTLADGDMVLVDLGGKLHGYHSDITRTYIYGTPSARQRHLWACEQRAHQAGFNAARPGVPCAAVDAASRVSLLADGFGPGYLVPGLPHRTGHGLGLEIHEEPWIVAGNQTPLAPGMCFSIEPMLCVYGECGVRLEDIAYMTETGPRWFVAPSDSIDRPFA, from the coding sequence GTGAGCGTCACCGATTACGACACCGCGCTGGCGGCGTTCACGCGCGTGGACGCCCCGGCCATTCCCGATGCCGAGTTCTCGGGCCGTATCGACACCTTGCGGGCCGCGATGCGGGCGCAGGGTATTGATGCCGTCTGGCTGGATGCCAGCGCCTCGCTGACCTATTACACCGGCCTGTCGCTCGGCCTGTCGGAACGGCTGCACGGCGCGCTGATCGGCGCGGATGGCCGGCTGACCTATGTGACGCCGAATTTCGAACGACCAAAGCTCGAAACCCTGATCCGGCTTCCCGGCGATATCGCGGTCTGGGAAGAGGACGAGGACCCCTTTGCCCTGATCGCCGCGCAGGCGCAGGGGCGGGTGGCGCTGGACCCGGCCATGCCCTTCGGCTTTGCCCATCGGCTGATGGCCCTGCCCGGCCTTGCAGTTGTCTCGGCTGGCGAGCTGATCGCGACGCAGCGGCGGATCAAATCCGCCGCCGAGTTGGCAATCCTGCAGGTGGCGATGGAGGCCAGCCATGCGGTGCAAAAGGCCGTTCATACCGGCTTGCGCCCCGGCATCGGCACGCGCGAGGTCAGGGATTTCATCGAGGCGGCGCATCAGACGCTTGGCCTGACGCCGGTCTTTGCCGCCGTGCAATTCGGCGAGGCCACCGCCTATCCGCATGGCGTGCCCTATGAACAAACCCTGGCCGACGGCGACATGGTGCTGGTCGATCTGGGTGGCAAGCTGCACGGTTATCACTCCGACATCACCCGGACCTATATCTACGGCACGCCCTCGGCGCGGCAGCGGCATCTGTGGGCGTGTGAGCAGCGCGCCCATCAGGCCGGCTTCAACGCTGCGCGTCCAGGCGTGCCCTGCGCCGCTGTCGATGCCGCCTCCCGCGTCTCGCTGCTGGCGGACGGGTTCGGCCCGGGCTACCTCGTGCCCGGCCTGCCGCATCGGACCGGCCACGGGCTGGGGCTGGAGATCCACGAGGAACCGTGGATTGTCGCCGGCAACCAGACGCCGCTGGCCCCCGGCATGTGCTTCTCCATCGAGCCGATGCTGTGCGTCTATGGCGAATGTGGCGTCCGGCTGGAGGACATCGCCTACATGACCGAGACCGGCCCGCGCTGGTTCGTCGCGCCGTCGGATTCGATCGACAGGCCTTTTGCCTGA
- a CDS encoding M10 family metallopeptidase C-terminal domain-containing protein, with protein MPSPNQTVEQWWVNDQTPDNPYGKSEDYDAFLDYLGALPRSLTPAIAANPLRINVSELNDHPDYKAAAVGALTMWSSVTPLEFEIVEDTPWNPATDWMRVVSPEIGEPSDGSAFSSNRYVSVGQRFHDTEPNLTDIGGYVFDSFIHEFGHEFGLNHPGLYNYSGPGGVQINYLNNATWTYDRQQYSVMSYFDGIDVGEDSRWSASTPLMADIEAVIRRFFSTVDENGVRTYQVINLNTGDNHYGFNSTQYGYELTATGMQHDIGFVIHDTGGEDTIDFSGSTHATILDLRAGQFSSVNGHSNNVSIFAGHNADETEYYIENGIGSDYADVLIGNDGNNVLDGRGGADSMAGNGGDDTYIIDSRDDVVRELANGGNDTVIIMDRSIRIRNIANVENIIYADATPTEPGNGGSTNPPGGGTIGNLIFGDAGDNTINAGAGSSTIFGLDGDDLLIGGRDTLASRDINNTIPIAELEDQTETDDAADALYGGRGNDTLVGGAGDDTLDGGEGDDVLRGQDGADVFRGGAGSDTVDYSTESPFQLLVNLETNVASGGTGSGDTFYSIENLIGSDDRIDRFIGTAAANHFIGRGGGDVFNGRAGNDILDGGNDGDILYGEAGNDTLIGGTGQDYLDGGDGIDTIVYSGSSAGVTVDLLNGTANGGDGDGPVQIVGRGTVIRHDIIANVENVVGSLHDDYLIGNGQANNLAGGSGDDRLTGGGGADTLNGGAGSDTADYADATRGVNLDLGRAKNAGDTYVSIENLAGSGFDDRLKGNGAANVLTGQGGDDRIDGGGGDDVLQGDFAYQGEPLPRPGMGTGYATLGPDATNNSIATAFDISNNFSLAEDPDIFDSTTVLHTTVNATGNGQGGYYRIDLAAGTVITIDIDHIADPNIHDSWVRLLDSEGNIVAENDDGGGDPGSSSGRDSSTVFVVEESGTYYILEGEWNPTAPGDGWSEAVPAGSTYELNVSVDFPPAPAEPGEAGNDRLNGGAGNDLLDGGLGADILTGGAGEDSFRFSTELGPDNVDRITDFNVADDTILLDLDRFSELGDTGVLTFGAFHSSQAGTAQDANDRIIYDTNDGTLSYDADGSGDGEAIQFAQLAARLNLSAADFVII; from the coding sequence ATGCCGTCACCGAATCAGACCGTCGAACAATGGTGGGTGAACGATCAGACCCCGGACAATCCCTATGGCAAGAGCGAGGATTACGATGCCTTCCTCGACTATCTCGGCGCGCTGCCGCGCAGCCTGACGCCGGCCATCGCCGCGAACCCGCTGCGGATCAATGTCTCGGAGCTGAACGATCACCCCGACTACAAGGCGGCGGCAGTCGGTGCCCTGACGATGTGGTCCTCGGTCACGCCGCTCGAGTTCGAGATCGTTGAAGACACGCCGTGGAACCCCGCGACCGACTGGATGCGGGTGGTCAGCCCCGAGATCGGCGAGCCGAGTGACGGCAGCGCTTTCTCCAGCAACCGCTATGTCAGCGTCGGCCAGCGCTTCCACGATACCGAGCCGAACCTGACCGATATCGGCGGCTATGTCTTCGACAGCTTCATCCATGAGTTCGGCCATGAGTTCGGCCTGAACCACCCCGGCCTTTACAATTACAGCGGCCCCGGTGGCGTGCAGATCAACTACCTGAACAACGCGACCTGGACCTATGACCGCCAGCAGTACAGCGTCATGTCCTATTTCGACGGCATCGACGTGGGCGAGGACAGCCGCTGGTCGGCCTCGACGCCGCTGATGGCCGATATCGAGGCGGTCATCCGCCGCTTCTTCTCGACCGTGGACGAGAACGGCGTGCGCACCTACCAGGTCATCAACCTGAATACCGGCGACAACCATTACGGCTTCAACAGCACGCAATATGGCTATGAGCTGACCGCCACCGGGATGCAGCACGATATCGGCTTCGTCATCCATGACACCGGCGGGGAAGACACGATCGACTTCTCGGGCTCGACCCATGCGACGATCCTCGACCTGCGCGCCGGCCAATTCTCCAGCGTCAACGGCCACAGCAACAACGTCTCGATCTTTGCCGGCCACAATGCCGACGAGACCGAGTATTACATCGAGAACGGCATCGGCAGCGACTATGCCGATGTGCTGATCGGCAATGACGGCAACAACGTGTTGGACGGGCGCGGCGGTGCCGACAGCATGGCCGGGAATGGCGGCGACGACACCTATATCATCGACTCGCGCGATGACGTGGTGCGCGAGCTGGCGAATGGTGGGAACGACACGGTCATCATCATGGACCGCTCGATCCGGATCCGGAACATCGCCAATGTCGAGAACATCATCTACGCCGACGCCACGCCCACCGAGCCGGGCAATGGTGGCAGCACCAATCCGCCGGGCGGCGGCACCATCGGCAACCTCATCTTCGGCGACGCGGGCGACAACACCATCAACGCCGGTGCGGGCAGCAGCACGATCTTTGGCCTCGATGGCGATGACCTGCTGATCGGCGGCCGCGATACGCTGGCCAGCCGCGACATCAACAACACCATTCCCATCGCCGAGCTGGAGGACCAGACCGAGACCGACGATGCGGCGGACGCGCTTTATGGCGGGCGTGGCAATGACACACTGGTCGGCGGCGCCGGCGACGACACGCTGGACGGCGGCGAGGGCGATGACGTGCTGCGCGGGCAGGACGGCGCTGACGTGTTCCGTGGCGGCGCGGGGTCCGACACGGTCGATTACAGCACGGAAAGCCCGTTCCAGCTTCTGGTGAACCTGGAAACCAACGTTGCCAGCGGCGGCACCGGTTCGGGTGATACCTTCTACAGCATCGAGAACCTGATCGGCTCGGATGACCGGATCGACCGCTTCATCGGGACTGCTGCGGCCAACCACTTCATCGGTCGTGGCGGCGGTGACGTGTTCAATGGCCGGGCCGGCAACGATATCCTCGATGGCGGCAATGACGGCGACATCCTCTATGGCGAGGCCGGCAATGACACGCTGATCGGCGGTACCGGTCAGGACTACCTGGATGGCGGTGACGGGATCGACACCATCGTCTATTCCGGCAGCTCCGCCGGGGTGACGGTCGATCTGTTGAATGGCACGGCCAATGGCGGCGATGGCGACGGGCCAGTGCAGATCGTCGGGCGTGGCACGGTCATCCGGCATGACATCATCGCCAATGTCGAGAATGTCGTCGGCTCGCTTCACGATGACTACCTGATCGGCAATGGTCAGGCCAACAACCTGGCCGGTGGTTCGGGCGATGACCGCCTGACCGGTGGTGGCGGGGCCGACACGCTGAATGGCGGCGCCGGCAGCGACACGGCGGATTACGCCGACGCGACGCGCGGGGTCAATCTTGACCTTGGCCGTGCCAAGAATGCCGGGGATACCTATGTCTCGATCGAGAACCTAGCGGGATCGGGCTTCGATGACCGGTTGAAGGGCAATGGCGCCGCCAACGTTCTAACCGGGCAGGGGGGCGATGACAGGATCGACGGCGGCGGTGGCGATGATGTCCTGCAGGGCGATTTCGCCTACCAGGGCGAGCCGCTGCCGCGTCCCGGCATGGGCACCGGCTATGCCACGCTGGGGCCCGATGCGACCAACAACTCGATCGCGACCGCCTTCGACATCTCGAACAACTTCTCGCTGGCGGAAGATCCCGACATCTTCGACTCGACCACGGTGCTGCACACCACCGTCAATGCCACCGGCAACGGTCAGGGCGGCTATTACCGCATCGATCTGGCGGCCGGCACGGTCATCACCATCGACATCGACCATATCGCCGATCCCAACATCCATGACAGCTGGGTCAGGCTTCTGGACAGCGAAGGCAATATCGTTGCCGAGAATGACGATGGCGGCGGTGACCCCGGTTCGTCCAGTGGCCGGGATTCGAGCACGGTCTTTGTCGTCGAAGAATCCGGTACCTACTACATCCTCGAAGGCGAGTGGAATCCCACCGCTCCGGGCGATGGCTGGTCGGAGGCCGTGCCGGCAGGCTCGACCTACGAGCTGAACGTCTCGGTCGACTTCCCGCCGGCTCCGGCCGAGCCGGGCGAGGCCGGGAACGACCGGCTGAACGGTGGCGCGGGCAACGACCTGCTGGATGGTGGACTGGGTGCCGATATCCTGACCGGCGGCGCGGGTGAGGACAGCTTCCGCTTCTCGACCGAACTTGGCCCGGACAATGTCGACCGGATCACTGACTTCAACGTGGCCGACGACACGATCCTGCTGGATCTGGACCGGTTCAGCGAACTCGGCGACACCGGCGTTCTGACCTTCGGTGCGTTCCACAGCAGTCAGGCCGGCACGGCACAGGATGCCAATGACCGGATCATCTATGATACCAATGACGGCACCCTGTCCTATGACGCCGATGGGTCTGGCGACGGCGAGGCGATCCAGTTCGCGCAGCTTGCGGCGCGGCTGAACCTCTCGGCGGCGGATTTCGTCATCATCTGA
- a CDS encoding NADP-dependent isocitrate dehydrogenase, producing MSKIKVANPVVELDGDEMTRIIWDFIKQKLILPYLDVDLKYYDLGIEERDRTDDQITVDAAEAIKKYGVGVKCATITPDEQRVEEFGLKKMWRSPNGTIRNILGGVIFREPIICKNVPRLVPGWTQPIVVGRHAFGDQYRATDFRFPGKGKLTIKFVGEDGETIEHEVFQSPGSGVAMAMYNLDDSIRDFARASFNYGLQRNYPVYLSTKNTILKAYDGRFKDLFQEVYDAEFADAFKKAGIFYEHRLIDDMVASALKWSGGYVWACKNYDGDVQSDIVAQGFGSLGLMTSVLMTPDGKIVESEAAHGTVTRHYREHQKGNATSTNSIASIFAWTGGLKHRAKLDGNEQLMKFVETLEKVTVQAVEDGYMTKDLALLVGPDQKWLTTMGYLEKVDEYLNKALN from the coding sequence ATGTCGAAGATCAAGGTAGCAAACCCGGTCGTCGAGCTCGACGGCGACGAGATGACCCGGATCATCTGGGATTTCATCAAGCAGAAGCTGATCCTGCCCTATCTCGATGTCGACCTGAAATATTACGATCTGGGCATCGAGGAGCGTGACCGCACCGACGACCAGATCACCGTGGACGCTGCCGAGGCGATCAAGAAATACGGTGTCGGCGTCAAATGCGCGACCATCACCCCGGACGAGCAGCGGGTCGAGGAATTCGGCCTGAAGAAGATGTGGCGCAGCCCGAACGGCACCATCCGGAACATCCTCGGCGGCGTGATCTTCCGCGAGCCGATCATCTGCAAGAACGTGCCGCGTCTGGTGCCGGGCTGGACCCAGCCGATCGTCGTTGGCCGTCACGCCTTTGGCGACCAGTATCGCGCCACCGATTTCCGCTTCCCCGGCAAGGGCAAGCTGACCATCAAGTTCGTCGGCGAGGATGGCGAGACCATCGAGCACGAGGTGTTCCAGTCGCCGGGTTCGGGCGTGGCCATGGCCATGTACAACCTTGACGACTCGATCCGCGATTTCGCCCGCGCCAGCTTCAACTATGGCCTTCAGCGGAACTATCCGGTCTATCTGTCGACCAAGAACACCATCCTGAAAGCCTATGACGGCCGCTTCAAGGATCTGTTCCAGGAGGTCTATGACGCCGAGTTCGCCGATGCCTTCAAGAAGGCCGGCATCTTCTACGAACACCGGCTGATCGACGACATGGTGGCTTCGGCGCTGAAATGGTCGGGCGGCTATGTCTGGGCCTGCAAGAACTATGATGGCGACGTGCAGTCCGACATCGTGGCGCAGGGCTTCGGCTCGCTGGGTCTGATGACCTCGGTCCTGATGACGCCCGATGGCAAGATCGTCGAATCCGAGGCCGCGCATGGCACGGTGACGCGCCACTACCGCGAGCACCAAAAGGGCAATGCCACCTCGACCAACTCGATCGCCTCGATCTTCGCCTGGACCGGCGGCCTGAAGCACCGCGCCAAGCTGGACGGCAACGAGCAGCTGATGAAATTCGTCGAGACGCTGGAAAAGGTCACCGTGCAGGCCGTCGAAGATGGCTACATGACCAAGGACCTGGCGTTGCTGGTTGGTCCGGACCAGAAATGGCTGACCACCATGGGTTACCTGGAAAAGGTCGACGAATACCTGAACAAGGCGCTGAACTGA
- a CDS encoding HD domain-containing protein produces MSLTAGTRLDRQFAFLVEADRLKSVLRANVLLNLSRPENSAEHSWHVALYALAFGASDRAIAMLLLHDLVEIDTGDHPIHLAHDPEALRLAEARAAERIFGLSPDGAELLALWQEFEAGVTPDAAMAKRMDHSQPLFQALMATEPLPDHVQIVRDNLSGGRAARLQAEWPEVMAVAQALIDGQPLPEGDLAARLRFLAEADQLKSVYRANTLIDASRPENSGEHSWHLALYALVLADQAGPGVEIGRVIRMLLIHDLVEIDVGDVPLHSAGGQAHGSAEIQVAELAAARRMFGMLPEGQGAELMALWQEFEAAETPDAVFAKSLDRCQPVLQNLGSGGAGWVEYDVTYDQVEARVGEKIARGAPVVWDWLRQRVRDHFDRDVASV; encoded by the coding sequence TTGAGCCTGACGGCCGGGACCCGGCTGGATCGGCAATTCGCCTTTCTGGTCGAGGCCGACCGGCTGAAATCGGTCCTGCGGGCCAATGTGCTCTTGAACCTGTCGCGGCCCGAGAACAGCGCCGAGCATAGCTGGCATGTGGCGCTATATGCGCTGGCCTTCGGCGCCAGTGACCGGGCGATCGCCATGCTTTTGCTGCACGATCTGGTCGAGATCGACACGGGCGACCACCCGATCCATCTGGCCCATGATCCCGAGGCGCTGCGTCTGGCCGAGGCGCGCGCGGCCGAGCGGATTTTTGGGCTCTCGCCGGATGGCGCTGAGTTGCTGGCGCTGTGGCAGGAATTCGAGGCCGGGGTCACGCCCGACGCGGCCATGGCCAAGCGCATGGATCACAGCCAGCCGCTGTTCCAGGCGCTGATGGCCACTGAGCCGCTACCCGACCATGTGCAGATCGTGCGCGACAACCTGTCGGGCGGGCGCGCGGCGCGACTGCAGGCCGAATGGCCCGAGGTGATGGCGGTGGCGCAGGCGCTGATCGACGGTCAGCCCTTGCCTGAGGGGGATCTGGCGGCGCGGCTGCGGTTTCTGGCCGAGGCCGACCAGCTGAAATCGGTCTATCGCGCCAATACCCTGATCGATGCCTCGCGCCCCGAGAACAGCGGCGAGCATAGCTGGCATCTGGCGCTCTACGCCCTCGTGCTGGCCGATCAGGCCGGGCCGGGCGTCGAGATCGGTCGTGTGATCCGGATGCTGCTCATTCATGATCTGGTCGAGATCGACGTGGGTGATGTGCCGCTGCATTCGGCGGGCGGTCAGGCGCATGGCTCGGCGGAAATTCAGGTCGCGGAATTGGCCGCCGCGCGGCGGATGTTCGGAATGCTGCCCGAGGGGCAGGGGGCCGAGTTGATGGCGCTCTGGCAGGAATTCGAGGCGGCCGAGACGCCCGATGCCGTCTTTGCCAAGTCTCTGGACCGCTGCCAGCCGGTGTTGCAGAACCTCGGCTCTGGCGGGGCGGGCTGGGTCGAATATGACGTGACCTATGATCAGGTCGAGGCCCGCGTGGGCGAGAAGATCGCGCGCGGGGCGCCGGTGGTCTGGGACTGGCTGCGCCAGCGGGTGCGGGACCACTTCGACAGGGACGTCGCTTCGGTCTAA